In Blautia sp. SC05B48, a single genomic region encodes these proteins:
- a CDS encoding winged helix-turn-helix transcriptional regulator, giving the protein MKDTKYKILAYFDNQSYRKLFNEINSDYAENLQILLHNLSLFSYDVLIIGVILYKENISNIISAIRKITQIPIIILTDTSSLLCMSWKKELIYAGADCVMDINSTTEEVDLQIFSLSRRNNKQKITQKQSETMIDKGKLVMDHKKHKVFWNDVALHLTRQEYNFLYLLAATTMRVYTFEQIYQLVWKDYPVGDIKNIIWCLVKRLRKKLNVVEDGAGNCIVSVRDIGYKFELNKENEQQ; this is encoded by the coding sequence ATGAAAGACACAAAATACAAGATATTAGCATATTTTGACAATCAATCATATCGAAAACTATTCAATGAGATAAACTCAGATTATGCAGAAAATCTACAAATTTTACTGCATAATTTGAGTTTATTTTCTTATGATGTGCTTATAATAGGAGTGATCCTTTATAAAGAGAACATAAGTAATATTATATCTGCTATTAGAAAGATAACGCAGATACCAATTATTATTTTGACGGATACTTCTTCTTTATTGTGTATGTCATGGAAAAAAGAATTAATATACGCTGGTGCAGACTGTGTAATGGATATAAATAGCACTACAGAAGAAGTAGATCTGCAGATTTTTTCATTGTCACGACGAAATAATAAACAAAAAATAACTCAAAAGCAATCCGAAACGATGATTGATAAGGGAAAACTTGTAATGGATCATAAGAAACATAAAGTATTTTGGAATGATGTAGCGTTACATTTAACACGACAAGAATATAATTTTTTATACTTATTAGCAGCGACAACGATGAGAGTATACACGTTTGAACAGATTTACCAGCTTGTCTGGAAAGATTATCCTGTTGGTGATATTAAAAATATCATCTGGTGTCTGGTAAAGCGACTGAGAAAAAAGCTGAATGTTGTTGAAGATGGTGCTGGGAATTGTATCGTCAGTGTCAGGGATATAGGTTACAAATTTGAATTGAATAAAGAAAACGAACAACAGTAA
- a CDS encoding DUF4240 domain-containing protein, whose product MDQAAALLYDTMTPEDVLQFHNLVYSYRDAAYKYGLWTAAGIMMEAGCSDDSFSDFRMWLIAQGKEVYLNALKDPDSLSGVTPYGYCSFEALGYISSQVYSAMKGKNIYQDSTARMQMECYEQVIRDIVYHPMIEYPLELPEAMVVYPKLCECHLSEQVRKAPQKIRTWNVSRTDIRRMMARGNAAIKKMQEQGNTPEATRPVRKGTVR is encoded by the coding sequence GTGGATCAAGCAGCAGCTCTTCTATATGACACCATGACACCGGAGGATGTCCTCCAATTCCACAATCTTGTTTACAGTTACCGGGATGCGGCTTATAAGTACGGCTTATGGACAGCGGCAGGTATTATGATGGAAGCAGGGTGCAGTGATGACAGTTTTTCCGATTTTCGGATGTGGCTGATCGCCCAGGGAAAAGAAGTTTATCTGAATGCCTTAAAAGATCCGGATTCCCTTTCCGGCGTGACTCCGTATGGGTACTGTAGTTTTGAAGCGTTGGGATACATCTCATCGCAGGTCTACAGTGCCATGAAAGGGAAAAATATCTATCAGGACAGTACGGCAAGAATGCAGATGGAATGTTATGAGCAGGTGATCCGGGATATTGTGTACCATCCCATGATCGAGTATCCGCTAGAATTACCGGAAGCAATGGTGGTATATCCGAAACTCTGTGAATGCCATTTATCCGAGCAGGTAAGGAAAGCTCCTCAGAAAATAAGGACATGGAATGTTTCCCGGACGGATATCCGAAGGATGATGGCAAGAGGGAATGCTGCCATAAAGAAAATGCAGGAACAGGGAAATACACCGGAAGCGACCAGACCCGTCCGTAAGGGTACGGTAAGATAA
- a CDS encoding ABC transporter ATP-binding protein has product MISFQNFSFRYEESKDFTLRGIDMTVQTGEFILLTGRSGCGKTTLIRSLNGLIPHFYPGEIQGDLLMDGHSLLEMKPSELAGQVGTVFQDPRSQFFMTDTTRELAFGCENLGLPREETIDRIAKAAKELELVDYLNRSIFALSSGEKQQIAIGSVYALGPKVYIFDEPSANLDYAATKRLAEIMGKLKHAGYTIFVVEHRFYYLRDLIDRAFLIQNGKIEHEFKREQFCSLPEETRISYGLRTAYPERDAEHYQEKPHTKDETHRLNVHNLGFAYKKGPDIFQNVSFEAHAGDVIGILGHNGAGKTTLLSILTGLLKQQRGEVCFDGKKLTPRQRRSLSYLVMQDTDYQLFASSVEEELSLGMRDDCKEKVDETLKALELSDYRERHPASLSGGQKQRVTIGAAIVKGSPVIYFDEPTSGLDYDSMVRVSKLIEQLSGSGVIVFVVSHDFEFIVRTCTEVVQLDDDGAIQNQRLSPEILKTLSEKYFT; this is encoded by the coding sequence ATGATCTCATTTCAGAATTTTAGCTTTCGTTATGAAGAAAGCAAAGACTTTACCCTCCGTGGCATTGATATGACCGTACAGACAGGAGAATTTATTCTTTTGACTGGGCGAAGCGGCTGCGGCAAAACAACCCTGATCCGCTCGCTTAATGGTCTGATTCCGCACTTTTATCCCGGAGAAATCCAAGGCGATCTGCTTATGGATGGCCATTCGCTGCTGGAAATGAAGCCGTCTGAATTGGCAGGACAGGTTGGAACGGTATTCCAAGATCCACGTTCTCAGTTCTTTATGACGGATACCACGCGAGAATTGGCTTTCGGCTGCGAAAACCTCGGACTGCCCCGCGAGGAAACGATTGACCGTATTGCAAAAGCGGCGAAAGAGTTGGAATTGGTAGATTACTTAAACAGAAGTATCTTTGCTTTATCCAGCGGGGAAAAACAACAGATCGCAATCGGTTCTGTCTATGCGCTGGGGCCAAAAGTATATATTTTTGATGAACCATCGGCCAATCTGGACTATGCCGCTACCAAACGGCTGGCAGAAATTATGGGAAAACTGAAACACGCTGGATACACCATTTTTGTGGTAGAGCATCGTTTTTATTATTTGCGCGATCTGATTGACCGAGCCTTTCTGATTCAGAATGGAAAAATTGAGCATGAGTTCAAAAGGGAACAGTTTTGCTCTCTGCCTGAAGAAACACGAATTTCTTATGGCCTGCGGACAGCATACCCGGAACGCGATGCAGAACATTATCAGGAAAAGCCGCACACAAAGGATGAGACACATCGGCTGAATGTTCACAATTTAGGCTTTGCCTACAAGAAGGGGCCGGATATTTTTCAAAATGTCAGCTTTGAAGCTCATGCAGGAGATGTGATCGGTATTCTGGGCCATAACGGAGCTGGAAAAACAACCCTCTTATCTATTTTAACGGGTCTGCTAAAGCAGCAGCGCGGCGAGGTCTGCTTTGACGGAAAAAAACTTACACCACGCCAGCGGCGGTCACTTTCCTATCTTGTCATGCAAGATACGGATTATCAGCTTTTTGCCAGCAGCGTGGAGGAAGAACTATCCCTTGGAATGAGGGACGATTGCAAAGAAAAAGTGGATGAAACACTGAAAGCACTGGAACTATCAGATTACCGGGAACGGCATCCGGCATCCCTTTCAGGAGGTCAAAAGCAACGGGTTACTATCGGTGCGGCAATCGTAAAGGGCAGCCCGGTAATCTACTTTGACGAGCCTACCAGTGGTTTGGACTATGATTCTATGGTGCGTGTCAGCAAACTGATCGAACAGCTTTCAGGCTCTGGTGTGATCGTGTTTGTGGTGTCCCACGATTTTGAGTTTATTGTCCGTACCTGTACGGAGGTGGTTCAGTTGGATGATGACGGGGCTATTCAAAATCAAAGGCTTTCACCAGAAATTTTGAAAACGCTGTCCGAAAAATATTTTACCTGA
- a CDS encoding DUF4240 domain-containing protein, with translation MEETKRSGMSKDQFWNLIEKAKEVCGTDLDASAVWIKQQLFYMTP, from the coding sequence ATGGAAGAAACAAAAAGAAGTGGAATGAGCAAGGATCAATTCTGGAATCTGATTGAAAAAGCAAAGGAAGTGTGCGGCACCGATCTGGATGCTTCGGCAGTGTGGATCAAGCAGCAGCTCTTCTATATGACACCATGA
- a CDS encoding ECF-type sigma factor, giving the protein MAYNKAKEEYRWNQWKAEEEKILREQGVDEETIQKLREYDWDDFNAERRFREHQTSLLDCMELLLEEKETKESQPESVEALLDTVENEELLQILLSTDKKTLQMIVLKMMGYAPKEISHHMELPEQTVYTRLRRLREKIKKSMKFE; this is encoded by the coding sequence GTGGCTTACAATAAAGCAAAAGAAGAATATAGATGGAACCAGTGGAAAGCAGAGGAAGAGAAGATCCTGCGTGAACAGGGCGTGGATGAAGAGACGATCCAGAAGCTTCGGGAGTATGACTGGGACGATTTCAATGCAGAGCGGAGATTCCGGGAACACCAGACCTCGCTTCTGGACTGTATGGAACTGCTCCTGGAAGAAAAAGAAACCAAAGAGTCCCAGCCGGAGAGCGTAGAAGCCCTGCTGGATACCGTGGAGAACGAAGAACTGCTTCAGATTCTGTTATCAACTGATAAGAAAACTCTTCAGATGATTGTCCTGAAGATGATGGGATATGCACCAAAAGAGATCAGTCATCACATGGAACTGCCGGAGCAGACGGTTTATACAAGACTGCGGAGATTAAGGGAAAAGATCAAAAAGTCCATGAAATTTGAATAA
- a CDS encoding DUF3846 domain-containing protein: MDEKEVSEMQEEMMTVLVVEPMKAPYVKHIPNELEDLQQAVGGDIEMTYPFDDEVGILLNGNGKFEGLPLNRALYDDHGQVYDAIAGTFLVVGLTEDDFTSLTPEQIEKFKEKYQSPEIFTLFNGELHVMKMPPEEEKEQKESRKNDAKQKNPAKKKNRSGAAR, from the coding sequence ATGGATGAGAAAGAAGTGTCCGAAATGCAGGAAGAAATGATGACGGTACTGGTAGTCGAGCCGATGAAGGCCCCCTATGTCAAGCACATCCCAAATGAGCTGGAGGATCTGCAGCAGGCGGTAGGCGGTGACATTGAAATGACCTATCCGTTTGATGATGAAGTTGGAATCCTTTTAAACGGCAATGGAAAATTTGAGGGATTGCCACTGAACCGGGCGTTATATGATGATCATGGACAGGTCTATGATGCGATAGCCGGGACTTTCCTTGTAGTAGGGCTGACAGAAGATGATTTTACTTCGCTGACACCGGAACAGATTGAAAAGTTTAAAGAAAAATACCAGTCACCGGAAATTTTTACTCTGTTTAACGGAGAACTCCATGTGATGAAGATGCCGCCGGAAGAAGAAAAAGAACAGAAAGAAAGCCGGAAGAACGATGCAAAACAAAAGAATCCGGCAAAGAAGAAAAACAGATCCGGGGCTGCAAGATAA
- a CDS encoding ABC transporter ATP-binding protein translates to MFQKVFEYAGPHKKGLYAATAIVLVSVLMGVLPFVLAYQVIAPLVMGESIEASFIILRVVLVLACLVLQALFYGWGLNLSHKAAYDTLLRLRTALQKRFEKLPLGVIQDKGTGTVKKLFVDDVDSLEVLLAHSMPEGIANLMIPIAVYVAMFFVDWKLALLSLASIPISLIAMMTMYSVGMKKMGPYYMAGQKMNNTIIEYINGMEVVKVFNKDADSYERFRKDVSDYRDYTLAWYKAAWPWMAIYSSLLPCTIILTLPVGAWFVLSGWSTLPNLILVLCLSLSIGMPLLKSLGFLPTMPQLNYKISALEQVLDAPELQQTEDAFHGKDDTITYDHVSFAYQATQPGPDGKPVVIEDEVLHDISFTAKAGQKTALVGESGSGKSTLAKLLIHYYDPQKGSISIGGQKLCDMSLEALNSRISYVAQDQYLFNTSLLENIRLGRLNATDEEVVEAAKKAQCMEFLEKLPQGIHSMAGDAGKMLSGGQRQRISLARAILKDAPIVVLDEATAYADPENEEKMEAAIAELVKGKTLVVIAHKLPAIMNADQICVMDHGKLVATGRHQELIQSCPEYQKLWKAAQDSAEWKVHTAKEGK, encoded by the coding sequence ATGTTTCAAAAAGTATTTGAGTATGCAGGGCCTCATAAGAAGGGGCTTTATGCAGCAACGGCCATCGTGCTGGTCAGCGTCCTGATGGGTGTCTTGCCCTTTGTGCTGGCTTATCAGGTGATCGCGCCGCTGGTCATGGGTGAATCTATTGAAGCATCCTTTATCATTTTGCGCGTGGTTCTTGTCTTGGCGTGTCTGGTGCTGCAAGCCCTTTTCTATGGCTGGGGGCTGAATCTTTCTCACAAAGCCGCTTACGACACGCTGCTCCGTCTGCGGACGGCACTTCAAAAACGGTTTGAAAAGCTGCCCCTCGGTGTCATTCAGGATAAAGGCACCGGCACAGTCAAAAAGCTGTTCGTGGATGATGTAGACAGTCTGGAAGTTTTGCTAGCTCACTCTATGCCGGAGGGAATTGCAAACCTGATGATCCCTATTGCGGTTTATGTGGCAATGTTCTTTGTGGATTGGAAATTGGCGCTTCTGTCGCTGGCATCCATTCCGATCAGTCTGATTGCCATGATGACGATGTATTCCGTTGGCATGAAGAAAATGGGGCCTTACTACATGGCCGGACAAAAGATGAACAATACCATTATTGAGTACATTAACGGTATGGAAGTTGTCAAGGTATTCAATAAGGACGCAGATTCCTATGAGCGGTTCCGCAAAGATGTATCAGATTATCGGGACTATACTCTGGCGTGGTACAAGGCGGCGTGGCCGTGGATGGCAATTTACAGCAGTCTGCTTCCATGCACCATTATTCTGACTTTGCCTGTTGGCGCATGGTTCGTTCTCTCTGGCTGGTCTACTCTGCCTAATTTGATCTTGGTACTGTGTCTTTCTTTAAGTATTGGTATGCCGCTGCTGAAATCTCTCGGTTTCCTGCCTACCATGCCCCAGCTTAACTATAAAATTTCTGCATTGGAGCAGGTGTTGGATGCGCCGGAGCTCCAGCAGACAGAAGATGCGTTCCACGGGAAAGATGACACCATTACTTATGACCATGTTTCTTTCGCTTATCAGGCCACACAGCCCGGCCCGGATGGAAAGCCTGTTGTAATTGAGGATGAAGTTCTCCATGACATTTCCTTTACGGCAAAAGCTGGACAGAAAACAGCCCTTGTTGGTGAATCTGGCTCCGGCAAGAGTACATTAGCGAAACTGCTGATTCACTATTATGACCCACAGAAAGGCAGTATTTCCATCGGTGGGCAGAAACTATGCGATATGAGTCTTGAAGCACTCAACAGCCGTATCTCCTATGTGGCACAGGATCAATACCTGTTCAATACCTCTCTGCTCGAAAACATTCGGCTTGGTCGGCTGAACGCAACGGATGAAGAAGTGGTGGAGGCCGCAAAGAAAGCTCAGTGTATGGAGTTCCTTGAGAAACTTCCGCAGGGTATTCATTCGATGGCTGGTGATGCAGGAAAAATGCTCTCCGGCGGTCAGCGCCAGCGTATTTCTCTGGCAAGGGCAATCTTAAAGGATGCTCCTATTGTGGTGCTTGACGAGGCAACTGCCTATGCCGATCCTGAAAACGAAGAAAAGATGGAGGCCGCTATTGCAGAGCTTGTAAAAGGTAAGACCCTTGTGGTTATTGCACACAAATTACCAGCCATTATGAACGCAGATCAGATTTGTGTTATGGATCACGGAAAACTGGTTGCAACGGGCAGACATCAAGAGCTGATCCAGTCCTGCCCTGAATATCAAAAGTTGTGGAAAGCGGCACAAGACAGCGCCGAGTGGAAAGTACACACTGCAAAGGAGGGGAAATAA
- a CDS encoding ABC transporter ATP-binding protein — protein sequence MFALFSRILKLSGRYKSRIQGAFVCAFLESILSKMPIFLAFVVLSGFANKTITGQTCLYVGLGLAAIVLVQMLVHYLSDSLQSAAGYLMFADKRIELGGHLRKLPMGYFTSGNIGKISSVLSTDMVFIEEVAMSTLGNMMSYLLSSLVLLAFMFYLNWQLGLIAAIVTILAWLVSKGMNKVSLREAAGRQEQSERLTDAVLSFVEGIGVIKSYNLLGEKSEELSGNFKRSRNTSLDFERKMTPWTMGLNILYGIGIAAIFGLSIVLEQSGALSLAYVLGVLLFVFDLFGPLKALYGEASRLTVMNAALDRIEAVLDEPELSDNGKQHIPAQAQPGQPEVLLNDVTFAYQDKEVLHHISFAMKKNSMTALVGPSGSGKSTIANLLARLWDVKSGNVTIRGVDIRNVPLSELMDQISMVFQRVYLFQDTIYNNIIMGKPDATEEEVYEAARKARCYDFIMALPDGFQTVVGEGGATLSGGEKQRISIARCILKDAPIVILDEATASVDTDNESYIQEAISELVKGKTLLVIAHRLNTIQNADQILVIDNGQIAQQGTHEELLKQSGIYQDFVNIRKSAAGWSLA from the coding sequence ATGTTTGCTTTGTTTTCAAGAATATTGAAACTTTCCGGCCGTTATAAGAGCCGTATTCAGGGCGCATTTGTTTGTGCGTTTCTGGAATCCATTCTGTCCAAAATGCCGATTTTTCTGGCCTTTGTGGTTTTGAGTGGATTTGCAAACAAGACCATTACCGGGCAGACTTGCCTTTATGTGGGACTTGGTCTTGCCGCTATTGTGCTGGTTCAGATGCTCGTCCATTATCTTAGTGACAGCCTGCAAAGTGCAGCGGGATATTTGATGTTCGCTGACAAGCGTATCGAATTGGGCGGCCATCTGCGGAAACTTCCGATGGGATATTTCACTTCCGGCAATATTGGCAAGATCAGTTCTGTCCTCAGTACCGACATGGTGTTCATTGAAGAAGTCGCTATGAGTACGCTGGGAAACATGATGAGCTATCTGCTGTCCTCGCTGGTTTTGCTGGCGTTCATGTTTTATCTGAATTGGCAGCTTGGCTTGATCGCTGCGATAGTTACTATTTTAGCATGGCTGGTATCTAAGGGAATGAACAAAGTTTCCCTACGAGAAGCAGCAGGCCGTCAGGAGCAGAGTGAACGGCTGACCGATGCGGTGCTGTCTTTTGTGGAGGGCATTGGTGTTATTAAGAGCTATAACCTGCTTGGAGAAAAATCCGAAGAACTGTCCGGCAATTTCAAGCGTTCCAGAAATACATCGCTTGACTTTGAACGAAAAATGACCCCGTGGACAATGGGGCTGAATATCCTTTACGGTATTGGTATTGCGGCAATTTTCGGCCTGTCTATTGTGTTGGAACAGAGCGGTGCGCTTTCTTTGGCTTATGTGTTGGGTGTTCTGCTATTTGTATTTGATCTTTTTGGCCCGTTGAAGGCTCTCTATGGAGAAGCATCCAGACTAACCGTTATGAACGCTGCCCTTGATCGTATTGAAGCGGTATTGGATGAACCGGAACTTTCCGACAACGGCAAGCAGCATATTCCGGCTCAGGCACAGCCGGGACAGCCGGAAGTCCTGCTCAACGATGTTACATTTGCTTATCAGGATAAAGAGGTTCTGCATCATATCAGTTTTGCCATGAAGAAAAATTCTATGACAGCGCTGGTTGGACCGTCCGGTAGCGGTAAGTCCACCATTGCAAACTTGCTGGCGCGACTTTGGGATGTAAAATCCGGCAATGTGACGATAAGGGGCGTGGATATTCGCAATGTACCTCTGTCGGAATTGATGGATCAGATCAGCATGGTATTCCAGCGCGTGTATCTGTTTCAGGACACTATTTACAACAATATCATCATGGGAAAGCCGGATGCCACGGAAGAAGAAGTTTATGAGGCGGCCAGAAAAGCCCGCTGCTATGATTTCATTATGGCTTTGCCCGACGGATTCCAGACGGTGGTTGGTGAGGGCGGTGCAACACTTTCCGGCGGCGAAAAACAGCGTATTTCGATTGCCCGCTGTATTCTGAAAGACGCGCCTATTGTCATTTTGGATGAAGCTACCGCAAGTGTAGATACGGACAATGAAAGCTATATTCAGGAGGCTATTTCCGAATTGGTGAAGGGAAAGACCCTGCTTGTAATCGCTCACCGCCTAAATACCATCCAGAACGCCGATCAGATTTTAGTTATAGACAACGGCCAGATTGCACAGCAAGGAACCCATGAGGAACTTTTGAAACAGTCTGGTATCTATCAGGATTTTGTCAATATCCGAAAGAGTGCGGCTGGCTGGAGTCTTGCTTAA
- a CDS encoding energy-coupling factor transporter transmembrane component T family protein yields MEEAQIKQIIERQPLHGSALLDPRCKILLLVCIGFVSYFLAGEVVSLALMLVYGLFIALGNGGKWAVKMIVIYIIVAYLNALLRYVQVPVLSVIMSVFGVTVLKLIPIMMMGLWILRTTYMDDLMVALQRMRLPQAVTIPLVVMFRYIPTLRIEYRQIRSTMDIRGISDTVWKRVSHPLATIEYILIPLLMRCLKVTDELAASGTTRGLELECKRYALRPIRFSWREIVVSLLGILFLVGLLFIDQTKIGEIILWRV; encoded by the coding sequence ATGGAAGAAGCACAAATTAAACAAATAATTGAGCGCCAGCCCCTACATGGCTCTGCGCTCCTCGACCCACGTTGCAAGATACTTCTTTTGGTCTGCATTGGTTTTGTCAGTTATTTTCTGGCCGGAGAAGTTGTCAGTCTCGCGCTCATGCTGGTTTATGGGCTGTTTATTGCCTTGGGTAACGGTGGAAAATGGGCTGTCAAAATGATAGTGATCTATATTATTGTTGCTTATCTCAATGCCCTGCTTCGTTATGTCCAAGTTCCGGTTTTAAGTGTGATTATGAGCGTGTTCGGCGTGACGGTCTTAAAATTGATTCCTATCATGATGATGGGACTTTGGATATTGCGAACTACATACATGGATGACTTAATGGTGGCACTTCAACGGATGCGGCTGCCCCAGGCAGTCACAATCCCCCTTGTTGTTATGTTCCGATATATCCCTACTTTACGGATTGAATATCGACAAATCCGAAGCACGATGGATATTCGCGGTATCAGCGATACCGTGTGGAAACGAGTATCCCATCCGTTAGCAACCATAGAATACATTTTGATACCTCTGCTAATGCGGTGCTTGAAAGTTACCGATGAACTGGCTGCATCCGGCACAACACGCGGTCTGGAGTTGGAATGCAAACGATATGCGTTGCGGCCAATCCGTTTTTCGTGGCGGGAAATTGTGGTATCGCTGTTGGGTATCCTCTTTTTGGTCGGGTTGCTGTTTATTGACCAGACTAAAATCGGGGAAATCATTTTATGGAGGGTGTGA
- a CDS encoding ATP-dependent DNA helicase: MCYKNEYQKRAHGEVEQIFRELLPEAGLHVREEQIRLCHEMLDALMKNEITLCDAGVGIGKTYAYLTACILMRKYSVLHSGYSGCDRRSVVVSTSSIALQKAIIEEYVPFLSDVLLKADLLQGELKAVVRKGKEHFVCDYRLAQRLEAVRDKNKNQAQMEALKSLRHNFDLDSVHNLSGFDRRLVCVPKFCPRECPGKVECRYQKHLDSSRKEDIFLQICNHNYLLADAMHRANGYRPLLADYRALVVDEAHKLPEAASQMYGRSIGREDVQEIAYFLGREHKGTDGKRLMEGFSALQAEIRKHRKDGTEDMAGKESFYFPPGAGTALAQMQERLQLMIKRLAGNIPYWIFRRMEEMEELFGWFLKNDKRYILFLQQDSRGHLTFMAVNREIPKYLDATLWSRGFPAILTSGTLKAGNGFARTRQMTGLEKETGVRECVAESPFCYKENCLLYIPEHLRPMKKGSREEAEQLAGQIRDLVCSTYGHTLVLFTSYTLMGNVHQLLRDQIPFPMVQVWRNSQEEIARFKKMENAVLFAAGSCWEGVDFPGDMVSSLIIVKLPFSVPDPIHEAQKEQYRSLESYIQTIVVPDMQKKLRQGFGRAIRTEQDTCVVSILDHRTAKKGRYRSDVLEALPKCQMAERIEEVENFIRSRKVERYYS; encoded by the coding sequence ATGTGTTATAAAAATGAATATCAGAAAAGGGCACATGGCGAAGTGGAACAGATCTTTCGGGAGCTTCTCCCGGAAGCCGGGCTTCATGTAAGGGAAGAACAGATCCGTCTCTGCCATGAAATGCTGGATGCCCTTATGAAAAATGAAATCACGCTCTGTGATGCAGGCGTCGGCATCGGAAAGACCTATGCCTATCTGACAGCCTGCATCCTGATGCGGAAATATAGTGTACTGCATTCCGGTTATTCGGGATGTGACAGGCGGTCTGTAGTGGTATCCACTTCCAGTATCGCCTTACAGAAAGCCATCATAGAGGAATATGTTCCTTTCTTATCGGATGTACTGTTAAAAGCAGATCTGCTTCAGGGAGAATTAAAAGCAGTCGTCCGCAAGGGAAAGGAACATTTTGTATGCGATTACAGGCTGGCCCAGAGATTAGAGGCAGTCCGGGACAAGAATAAAAATCAGGCACAGATGGAGGCATTGAAGTCCCTCCGGCATAACTTTGATTTAGATTCCGTACATAACCTGAGCGGTTTTGACCGCAGGCTGGTGTGCGTACCAAAATTCTGCCCTAGGGAGTGTCCGGGAAAAGTAGAATGCCGTTATCAGAAGCATCTGGATAGTTCCAGGAAAGAGGACATTTTTTTACAGATTTGCAATCACAATTATCTTCTGGCAGATGCCATGCACCGGGCAAATGGGTACCGGCCGCTTCTGGCAGATTACAGGGCTCTGGTTGTGGATGAGGCCCATAAACTCCCGGAAGCCGCCAGCCAGATGTATGGAAGAAGCATTGGAAGGGAAGATGTGCAGGAGATTGCTTACTTTTTAGGCAGAGAGCATAAAGGCACGGATGGAAAACGGCTGATGGAAGGGTTTTCTGCACTTCAGGCGGAGATCCGAAAGCATCGGAAAGATGGCACAGAGGACATGGCTGGAAAAGAAAGTTTTTATTTTCCGCCGGGAGCTGGCACAGCCTTAGCCCAGATGCAGGAAAGGCTTCAGCTTATGATCAAAAGGCTTGCCGGGAATATTCCTTACTGGATCTTTCGGCGGATGGAAGAGATGGAAGAGCTGTTCGGATGGTTTTTAAAGAACGACAAGCGATATATTTTGTTTTTACAGCAGGACAGCCGGGGACATTTAACCTTTATGGCAGTCAACCGGGAGATCCCGAAGTATCTGGATGCGACTTTATGGAGCCGGGGATTTCCGGCGATCTTAACCAGCGGCACCTTAAAAGCCGGGAACGGGTTTGCAAGAACCAGACAGATGACCGGGCTGGAAAAAGAAACGGGCGTCCGGGAGTGTGTGGCAGAATCCCCATTCTGTTACAAAGAGAACTGTCTGCTTTACATCCCGGAGCATTTAAGACCTATGAAAAAGGGAAGCAGGGAAGAGGCCGAGCAGCTTGCCGGGCAGATCCGTGATCTGGTGTGTTCCACTTACGGGCATACGCTGGTACTGTTCACATCTTATACCCTGATGGGAAATGTGCATCAGCTTTTGCGGGATCAGATCCCGTTCCCGATGGTGCAGGTATGGAGAAACTCCCAGGAAGAGATTGCACGGTTTAAGAAGATGGAGAATGCAGTGCTGTTCGCAGCCGGCTCCTGCTGGGAAGGTGTGGACTTTCCGGGGGACATGGTATCGTCTCTCATCATCGTAAAACTGCCATTTTCTGTTCCGGACCCCATCCATGAAGCACAAAAGGAGCAGTACCGATCCCTGGAATCCTACATCCAGACCATCGTAGTCCCGGATATGCAGAAGAAGCTGCGGCAGGGATTCGGCCGGGCAATCCGCACGGAGCAGGACACCTGCGTTGTGTCCATTTTGGATCACCGGACAGCAAAGAAAGGCAGGTATCGGAGTGATGTTCTGGAAGCACTGCCAAAGTGCCAGATGGCAGAACGGATCGAAGAAGTAGAAAATTTTATCCGAAGCCGGAAAGTGGAGCGGTACTATAGCTGA
- a CDS encoding metal-dependent transcriptional regulator, producing the protein MKLHTAGEDYLEAVLILQKKLGMVRSVDVARYMEVSKPSVCYAVGTLREGGFLTTDENHYIHLTDLGRDVAEKIYERHCFFTYQLIAVGVNPQTAEVDACRMEHAVSDESFQKLKEHAMRGIAAQKIDNTFDNFPVKK; encoded by the coding sequence ATGAAACTTCATACTGCCGGAGAGGATTATTTGGAGGCCGTGCTTATACTTCAAAAGAAGCTCGGTATGGTGCGTTCCGTGGATGTTGCTCGGTACATGGAGGTTTCAAAACCCAGCGTATGTTACGCAGTAGGAACTTTACGAGAGGGCGGTTTTTTGACAACAGACGAAAACCATTATATACACCTGACCGACCTTGGCCGGGATGTGGCTGAAAAAATTTACGAACGCCATTGCTTTTTTACCTATCAACTTATAGCCGTTGGAGTTAATCCACAAACTGCAGAAGTTGATGCTTGTCGCATGGAACATGCAGTCAGTGATGAAAGTTTTCAAAAACTGAAAGAGCATGCGATGAGAGGGATTGCTGCACAAAAAATTGACAATACATTTGATAATTTTCCTGTGAAGAAATAG